A portion of the Nitratidesulfovibrio termitidis HI1 genome contains these proteins:
- the tsaE gene encoding tRNA (adenosine(37)-N6)-threonylcarbamoyltransferase complex ATPase subunit type 1 TsaE, producing MAPANSVRPARPLRPVGHDTALTLRLPGPGDTLRLGRALALAFASQPGARTLLLSGGLGEGKTTLVRGLVEALPGGNDAEVSSPSFNICNMYPTRPETAHYDLYRLEQAPGAALAVADDALLDLLETEGPRRALVIVEWAERLPADVLPPDRLELTWLPATHGRLITAIARGEAACRVLAATACEVADLVMPETATVTATVTTPDTAPDRAPDGAPDGAVVTATQAPAARNDQENT from the coding sequence ATGGCCCCAGCGAATTCCGTCCGGCCCGCCCGGCCCCTCAGACCAGTCGGGCATGACACGGCCCTGACCCTGCGGCTGCCCGGCCCCGGCGACACCTTGCGCCTGGGGCGCGCCCTGGCGCTGGCCTTTGCCAGCCAGCCCGGCGCGCGCACCCTGCTGCTGTCCGGCGGGCTTGGCGAGGGCAAGACCACCCTCGTGCGCGGCCTGGTGGAGGCGCTGCCCGGCGGCAACGATGCCGAGGTCAGCAGCCCCAGCTTCAATATTTGCAACATGTACCCCACCCGGCCGGAAACGGCCCATTACGACCTCTACCGGCTGGAACAGGCGCCCGGCGCCGCCCTGGCGGTGGCGGACGACGCCCTGCTGGACCTTCTGGAAACGGAAGGCCCTCGGCGGGCGCTGGTCATCGTCGAATGGGCAGAGCGCCTTCCGGCCGACGTGCTGCCCCCCGACAGGCTGGAGCTCACCTGGCTTCCGGCCACGCACGGCAGGCTCATCACGGCCATTGCCCGGGGAGAGGCGGCATGCCGCGTACTGGCTGCGACGGCGTGCGAGGTCGCGGACCTCGTGATGCCGGAAACGGCGACCGTTACGGCGACCGTTACGACACCCGATACGGCGCCCGACAGAGCGCCGGACGGGGCGCCGGACGGGGCGGTGGTCACGGCCACGCAGGCCCCCGCCGCCCGCAACGACCAAGAGAACACGTAG
- a CDS encoding CBS domain-containing protein, with product MLLAKDIMTAAPVTVTPETGIAEAARIMIQRKFNGLPVVNEKGVLVGVICQSDLIAQHKKLNLPTLFTVLDGFIPLRSMSDLDEEMRKISATNVGQAMTPAPVTVGPQTPIDEVASLMVDSKYHTLPVVDAGKLVGVIGKEDVLRTLAGA from the coding sequence TCACCGTCACCCCGGAAACCGGCATTGCCGAAGCGGCCCGCATCATGATCCAGCGCAAGTTCAACGGCCTGCCCGTGGTGAACGAAAAGGGTGTCCTTGTCGGCGTCATCTGCCAGAGCGACCTCATCGCCCAGCACAAGAAGCTGAACCTGCCGACCCTGTTCACCGTGCTTGACGGCTTCATTCCCCTGCGTTCCATGAGCGACCTGGACGAGGAGATGCGCAAGATCTCCGCCACCAACGTGGGCCAGGCCATGACGCCGGCCCCGGTCACCGTGGGGCCGCAGACGCCCATCGACGAAGTGGCCAGCCTGATGGTGGACTCCAAGTACCACACCCTGCCCGTGGTTGACGCGGGCAAGCTGGTGGGCGTCATCGGCAAGGAGGACGTGCTGCGCACCCTTGCGGGGGCGTAG